In Equus przewalskii isolate Varuska chromosome 14, EquPr2, whole genome shotgun sequence, the sequence TGaatagtttttaatattgataGCATTAGTTAGGTCTTGCTCTTAAGTGGAAGTttagaagaaacataaaatccACCGGTAACTTAACCTTCCATTTAAGAGGATACCTTATGCCTCATCACCATGAAATATTAAGTAACATATCAAGTACAATCTATAACTGTATACTTATCAATCCCCCACTTCAAGCTATATAAGAAGAGTGACCAATTGTAATATTCATCATGCTCTAAAAAGATGGTTTGCCCCCTTTGCACAATTACTGGATACATTTAATAAAGTATTTCTATCTATTTTGGAATTAAAAACTAGAATTTCAGATTTTCTgagggaaaaataacaaaaggtATTCCTATCCAAAATACTTCAAATAAGCAAAGAACTATCAGGTCaaaatcttaatttctttctttttttaaaaaattgagatatacttgacatataacattatatttgttttaagtgtacaacaataatgattcaatatatgaatataatgcaaaatgatcaccaccataagtctagttaacatccatcatcacacatagtcacaaattttttttcctgtgatgagaacttttaatacctattctcttagcaattttcaaatatagtaAACaatattactaactatagtcgccatgtcgtacattacatccccaggacttatttttgTTGCTTACTTCTGTGTTCAGTCGTAAGTTGTGTTCACCCACAGAAAGGAAAACTTGCACAAATCTTAGGcagatgattaaataaatgaaggtgAAAATATAGGACTAGTTACACTCAGTTTGAGAATGCTGACTTTCTGGTGAACAAACCAATAACTTAGTCTCAAAATAACATAAGACAAAGTATTAgtgattctcttctttttactctttgtgatactcctaatttttaaagctctcaaAACAAACCTTCATCTAATAACATTTTCCCAGTAGCAGTATCAATTAGACGGCTAATAAGAAAAAATGACTCGTAGCTTCCTTTTCTATAGCCAATTAATATAAAGAGATTACTTACCATTTACCTAAATTCTCAAATAAGGTCCAgagtaatatttcttaaattttacaaaagCTCAAGAGTTAAATGCAGTGCTTATGACATTATCTCCTTTACCATACATCTAAGAAAAAGTCATCTTGGCTATTCCAATCAAGGTTCTTTTCTGAAACATTagcaggttaaaaaaaagaaagaaaactgttcaaaaaatatacataatggtCTTTTAGAAAAAAGGAATGCTTTAAAAGTAAggagcattttgttttttgttgtcatcattttgttttgttttaaatcttagcCCAAAAAGTGAAGAAGAGTTTTGACCTCTTCCTAATTTGTACAACAGAGATACCACTACTTGCTTTTCTTTACAATTTATAAGAATGTTAACAAAAGGATGAAATATACTGAACTCTGggttctcagaaaaaaatatttactgaagggGAAGAATACTTCTCAATAAATGGTCATGTACTTTTACATAGTCAAGGCTTTTACATCAAGGCTTGAAACCTTTGAGGTTTGCTGGACTCACATCTGAGAATTAGTTTGACtaagaacattttataaatttgaaaggTTTCTTCTTGGTTGACTTTTCCCTACCTAAGTAACAAATTATTGCTGTAAAGCTATAATAATTGATTGTCTCTTGAGCCAAGGAAGATTTACTTTATTCAAATGTTAAGATACCCTTTTGGTaggctgaaaaaaagaaagtactaaAAAATATggaccaggggccagcccggtggcatagtggttaagtgtgcacgttctgctttggcggcccaggcttcactggtttggatcctgggtgcagacatggcaccacttggcaagccatgctgtggcaggcgtctcacatataaactagaggaagatgggcatggatgttagctcagggccagtcttcctcagcaaaaagaggaggattggcagcagttagctcagggctaatcttccttaaaaacgTCACAATGTCACATACCAAAAATAGTGAAAAGTAGAAGAATTCTGAAATGACAACTAGAGCATTTGTCTGACTTCACAAAACAAAGAACTGTTCCCCATGTTTGTTTAATTGAATTAACTGAGCTCTGAATTCTAAAAGACTCTTACAACATTCTGTCAAAGCAGGATTTGGACAAAACCACTCAATGGCACTCTGTTCAAGACAGAATTGTTGCATCCAGGTAAAATTCAAcaggaataaataatttttaaatttaacattaaaaaacctaacgtttattactgttattaataTGTGAGGATTTCTGTGTTGTCTCCAACACTGTAGCAACtaggagaaatattttaagaaaaatattaataaatcttggggctggccccatggcatagtggtcaagtgtGGCACATTCTGCGTCGGCTGGGGTTAGCCAatttggatcttgggcgtggacctgcactaGTGGACCACtagtcagccatgttgtggtgtcaacccacatacaaaggggaagaagactggcacagatgttagctcagggctaaccttcctcaagcaaaaaaaagaaaaaaaaaaaagaggaagtgtaGCAATacatgttacctcagggctaatcttcctcaggaaaaaaaattaatgaatctaATCATCTTCTAGAAGACTAATGTACTTTTCCAGCAgattctggaaaaggaagaaactgcAGGGCACAAGCCTCCTTCACAACAGCATGATAAGAACGAATGTCACTTCCAACTCAGTCACTTACTCAGCAGGGCTTAGCTATTTCCCTACCTCAACTTCCTTTCAAACTTCTCCTTCAGTGCATTCCAGCAGTTTCTCCTTTCCAACATCTATTTCCAACTTCTACTCATTTTATATAACCCATTCAACAGAAATAGAAGCCTGAGGACTGAGCCAAACAAATCTCAAGAAGTCTTAAGCCATCTTGCCACATCtatacagtttttgttttatttttacaaaatagaatcatactacaaaattcttatttttcagtatttttttgttcattttaaagtttACTGTCATTTTTACCTTACAAAAGTCCTCTGAAGTAGATTTTACCTCTGTTTTACAGACAACTGAGTTCAGAAGTAACCTGTCCAAAAATCAGAAAGCTTCTGCGAGGCTGAGTCAAGATTTAAACTCAGCTCTGTACGATTCCATAAAGCCTATATACTTTATTACCTCCTATATCCAGTTATCAAATTATTTGTAACTTCAATCAACTTGTGTGATGCAAAAATTTCCTTTTCGAAGTggtcatacatttaaaaattcattattgaTGTTAAAAGTTCTAAGGCTATAAATTAAAGATCATCCAATACTGGTGTCACCCTATACTCCAGTAAGATGAAACTAAATAGAGAAAGGATTAGGTCAAAACTAACAGCCTTCTCTTTGCATTATATAATTAGAACACTCCTTGTTTAAAATTGCAAGCTTCTCCCTCAATAATAAATTACTCAACAGGAATAATACATTAGCCAAACCATGTAAAAACTGAATTAGTAAATTAAGCTATTCGGACACTCATAGTCAAGTGAAAAGTGATTAGCTGGGCACACCAACTGGTAATAAGATAATTTCTACAATATCTTAATGTATCAAAGGCATCAAAGCATGAtgtataaacatttaaattaacaCAGACTTTGGAAGTATTTCCAATTGAAAAAGGTTTGCTTAGAACAAAAGATAACTGGAGAAGTAGAGTTTGTAGATTCTGACTTTATTATAGGTACCCTTAAAGTAAGCCTGTGGACCAAGTGTTATATATATCAGTTGTCAGTGTAAAGCAATGATTTTCAAGGGAGTGCTCTCTTCCACATCCCTGGGGTTGAGGAAAGGTTAAATTTAGCACAGGGTACAACTCAGGGCTGGGAACAACCTGGATGTCAAGCTGCACCTCTAGGGGCGACTTCAGGTCAAAATCAATCTTAACGAATCTTCTCTGAAAGAGTCTGAACTAGAAAAGGATAAAGTACAGGAGCTGGGGGCAAAAATATTCTCCCTGACATACTTACTCCCTGAGAACAGTAAACATAAATGTACATTCGCAAGAaattataagcaaataaatatagcCACGATGAGTCAACCTATGGCTGTTGCTTGTTCTAGGTCTAAACTTTAATCTGTCTTATACCCTCACCACAGGTCTTTTAGTAGCTGTTAAATTATGAGCTCCACAGCtgcttttttcaaattctttttctaacCTTCAATGCCGTATAGGCTTTAGCACAGGGTGAGGTTTCAAATTCTGCCTGCTGTCTCCTGCAATGggaattatacttcaatttccTAGGTATTCAATAGACAAAATTAAGAGACACAATTTTCTGAAGCTTAAAAAACGCCTTCTAAATTTCAGTGTAACCTTCTTTTAAAATCACTGTAAAGGTAAAAACTGAAGGATTCACCGGAATAGTTAATTAGctaattaatgaatttttacataaGTTGTATTTATATTCGTCAAAAAACCAAGTTTGTgaatttctgtaaatattaaagaaactCATTGAGAtatagaaaaatctttttttctttttgaggaaagtgcccatcttcctccactttatatgtgggatgcctgccacagcatggcttgccaagtggtgccatgtccacacctgggatctgaaccggtgaatgccaggccaccaaagtggaacctgtgaactaaccgctgtgccaccgggctggccccaatatacaaaaatctgttttttaaaagaataattttttttcttctgggaaagattcaccctgagctaacatcttttgccaatcttcctctctctttatttttcctccccaaagccccagtacatagttgtatattctagttataagtccttcgaGTTCTGCTAATGTGAGTTGCTACCACAgaatggctactgacagacaagtgatatGGTTccgcacccgggaactgaacccaggccactgaagtggagtgtgccaaactttaaccactaggccatcagggttggctcataaagaaaaatattaacaggCATTATTATAGAACTGTCTATTTAAAGTTTACCAAAGGGTGGTGAAAAATTTAATTAATCTACAAATCAGGCAAGCATCATATATCATAAAGACTCCTTCAACAGAGacccaatttattttttgaaaagctgAATTAGAAGCCTCCACAGCAATTAATATgttatacaaaatagagaaaatcagtaaatACCTGAACTGAAGTGGCTGTTTCCTGTAAATGGCCACCAGCAACTGCTCCTTTGGAAGTTGCTAAAGAGACACTGTGGGTTTTGGGGGTTCCGGGAGTATCAATCTTTTCATCTGTCCTATGTGACTGCCAGGCTTCCTTTCGATGATGAGATTCGGCAGCCTGCTGGTCTCCAAAAGCAGCCCAAGAGGAACTATCTTTCTGTCCATCTTCAAATGCATTCCAATCTACAACTTGGCTAGGACCAGCTGAACTGAAGTCCGCAAAATCATCAGagtcttgataagcagtgcagTCATCTTGAATATTTGGCACAGAATCAAAATCTCCAAACTCACCTTCTTGCccaattttcagttttgaaacaGGTTCAATGCCTATCCCAGTAGACCTTCTTGCCAACTTACATCCCTCTGATAAACTATCAGAAGTCTGTTTTAGGTCTGACTCAGTAAATATAACTTCCTCTTGGCAAGAAAGAGCATTTGTATCCCCAAATTCTCCAAAGTCATCACCTGGTTCACTAAAATGTGGAAAGTGCTCTGAGGACTCTTCAAAAGTGACATCACTCATTGAATCTTGAGTACCAGCAACGAGAGATGGAGTTGTGCCACTGGCTGTGCCAAAGTCACCAAAATCATCCTCATTAGTATCATTGCAAGTCACAAAGTCGCTACTACTATCACCATTTTTTACACTTATAGAATCatccaaaacattttcttctgtagGATCaatgctggggctttgggaatcAGTAAactttctactttcttctttggAAGAACCAACTTCATCATCAGCATCAGAAGTTTTAATAGAATCCATGCATAGGTCAGCACATTTAGAAGTAAATAAATCAAGTTTTTCCTCAGTTTCATATTGTTCTCTCCTGGCCTCTGAATTATCAGCTGAGTCTACCAAACTCCAAGCCTCTGACTGAAcacttgaatttaaaaattcatcctgTTGCAGTGTTACAAGGCCTTGTTTTTCAGTACTGAAACCTCTGGTACTCATTAGGCTTATTTCTGAAACATAAACCTGATCCTCTCCATCAGTGTCTCCTTTATCTTCAAAGCTTCTACTCAAAGACAAGTCTTTTACAGAACTCAGTTCATTGACtctattaattttattgttttcctgaaTGGTTAGTGCTTCTCTGTCATTTAAAACTGCACATTCAATTTCTTCTAGTTGTAtcctttcctttttggaaaatgtGGCAAAATCTGCAAATTCCTCAGCAGGACTAGGGACACAGTCTAAATCATACTCAGTACTATGAGTGCTAAGAGGCTTTTGTCCTTCTGAATCGGCTACAGTGTCCAGATCATCTATTCCCTGAGGATTTACAGTTTCCAATACTGTAAACCCATTTGTTAGAATCTCCAGACAAGGAGGCTTTTCACCATTGCAGCTCTCTAACTGCTTGTTTTGATGAACATTCCTATCAGTTCTAAAATCTCCCGGAGAGAAACTTTCAGGTGTTCCAATGTTCTGTCTCTGCTCCTCTACTTTATTTAAATCTCCTGGACTTTCTATGCCCTCAGTGGAAGTATCTAAAGTTTTAGATGAAATTATTTCTCTGCTGGTGGTAGAAAGTAAAACATCAGACTGTCCTTTCACAGGAGGAGAAAGTTCAGCAGTGCTGTCCTTACCATTATCAGTTTTAATGGACTTAAAGCTTGTAAGGCTATCTACTTTTTCTGAGAAATCATGAATTGGCATAAAATGGTTTGAAGGTACAAACTCTTCCTTGGGACGAGTATAATCTGGTGTatcaaaatcaacaaaccctacACCAGAAGGGCTAACTTCTGAAAACCCACCAAATTCCCCAAattcatcgtcatcatcatcctCAGCTCCATTGTCTAGTGGTGGTGGGGATGAAGAGTACATTCGAATGATGTCTGGCTCCATTGTTCAACTGCTTTCAAATAATTAAtttacacctgaaaaaaaaaaagatttttgttttggagAGGACATTACATATAACAAGgtctttcaaaattctctcaaaGCTACctcaaaacaatgcaaatttacaGTGCtctcttttgtatcttttaaacAAGTTTTCTCTTAGGTAGGATTACTTTACACAGCTATACTACAACGGcgaaaaacaaaaattctctctTCTAGTGTACGCTCCCAAGGGTTTTGGTAGTACACTACTGAATTTGGGGATTCCAGAAATTTTTGAATAAACACTTACAAAAGGCCATCTACAAAATTCTCTCTTGGAGCACTTGCTTGTTCTCTTAAGCTCTTTCCTGTTCATTGGGGACTCAGGGCTTGCTTTATGGATTTATATGggtttttttcaaacaaaagacatgaaaattttatctttaataattgctacaaatatttttcttactttgctTTTCAATGTTTGTTTCTGACCCAAGTTAATTTGttttagtagactttattttttagagcagttttagaatTGCAGCAGAAGGTGTGGAGATATCCCGTATGCCCTTACCCCCATGCATGTAGAGCCCCCTTTATTATgaacatcctccaccagagtaGTACATTCgttacagctgatgaacctacactAACACATCATTACTACTTAGTCCacagtttatattagggttcactcttggtatacATTCTATGGGTCTGGGCAAATATATAAAGACATGTATCCACCAATATAGTGTTACACATaatttcactgtcctaaaaatcctgtgttcccctattcatccctccctctcccctgcccctgacaaccactgatctttcacTGTCTCCACAGTCTTGCCTTTTACGGAATGTCATACAGTTAGAAAATACAGTATgtaggccacatattgtatgacacGCGtctaaggttcctccatgtcttttcatggcttgatagctcatttctttataggactgaataatattccactgtcagGATGTACCACAGCTTAGTCTTTTATAACTTTCAATTTTGAAATCATGTAGGACTCATAAGaatttgcaaaaatagtacagagttctCACGTATATTCCACCCAGTTTTCTCCAATAATATggtaaataatgataatatgtgatcaaatgaggaaactgatgtcaGTACAACAGTATTAACTCAGCTACAGACCTAGtttagatttcaccagtttttcctttgtgtgtgtgcgtgtacgtaattctatgaaattttatcacatgtgcaGATTAGATTTGAGTAACCATCACTACAATCGGGATAAGAACTGCTGCAAAAACAGTTCAATAATATTCATCTATATAAAGAAACTCCTTAATAGTCACATCCTTCCCTAAACCCTAACTCTTGACAGCCACTTACCTGTTCTCCATCTTTATAATTTTGCTACTTCGTGAGTGTTACGTAAATGAAACCATACAATATGTAACCCTTGGAAGctagcttttttcactcagcttaatgcccttgagatccatccatgttgttgcatgtatacacagttcattcctttttattgctaagtagtattccactatatagatataccacagtttatttctccattcgctccctgaaggacatttgggttgtttcctgtaTCTTACAATTACAAATAtagttgctgtgaacatttgtgtacagacTGTAACATGaacttgaattttcatttctctaagatAAATACCGAGGAATGTGAATCCTGGGTCACacggtaagtgtatgtttaacttgataagaaactgccaaactgtttgccCAAGTTAATTTTTAAGGTGTCAAAGCAATTGATCTTTTCATTACTAATTTTCTTCATTAAGCTCtacatgatatatttatatattttataaattacatattaactctatattatatattaacatatattaactCTATAATGTATATTGTATTAACTTTATAGTATATATTAACTATCATATAAGCTtaggatttaataaatattcacttttattttcttctacttttagaggggttttttacatttaatttttagtatGTCTAGAACTTATTTTGGTGTATGATCTAAAGCAAGGgtctaagtgattttttttcctaaatagccAAGCAATTATCATAAtcccatttattgaataatccttCTCACACTCATTAGTTTATGATATCTTCTCTTCttatattcttaatatttctaACATTCTAATTCTTAAATGGAATCTATGTCTGGGTTACTCTCTTCCTCCATACCAAACAGTCAAAAGTGCCACAAGACAGATTTAACATTAAAAGCAAAGGGAGGATTAACAACCAAAGTCCTAGAATAAAACCAGCCCATAAACAATGAATTAATACTTCCTGCAATTCAGTTGCCAAGTTAGATACATGAAGAAATTCAACCAGTTTTGCAAGTCAGTTTtgcagatttttaataaaaaaatcactttcttccAACTCTCAGAATAAAATTCAGTAAGATCTTCCAGTTTTAGGGAGAAGGTACATTAGAAACCATATAATTTAAtttggaaatgaggaacatgagGCCTACTGGTGATCAACTttcccaaaggtcacacagctggttagtagAGAATgacttcagaattttgaaaaggaTCTTTGAGGTCAATGACCGGTCAGCACTGAGAGTTATTTCAAAGAAATGAGCAAGTCATGAGAAAAGTAAAGACTACATTGTAATATATCTACTTTAAACTGTCTTCCTCACGAAATCAGCatcataaagaaggaaataactgCTTTAGTTCTGGGATACCTTCTTTACGATGCTGctttaaagagaaaagcaaaaaactagtaaaagatacatataaactctattttcttcctttgtctagAGTCCTGATAACTCCTTCTAATGTTTATTGTACAGGCTAATTTGATCTCTAACAGTTTCCTTGTAATTATGAAGTTAAAAATACCCTCTGATTGTTAatgagagtgtggagaaaaggataCTTGTacacacacactgctggtgggtgtgtAAATTGTTACAAGGCTGCCAGAAGGCAATCTGGCTATACtgtacaaaaaaagtaaaagaaaatgctcTAATGGAATTATTTAACTAAATTATGCTATATCCTTAAAACAGCATACTATGTAGCCCATAATATCatgattccttttttcccccatttaaaAGCACTCATAATGATGGGAAcatgtcaaaaagacaaaaaagacagCTTGAAGGGGCTCCTGGTtaaatttgggacaatttgaatgtcaaaataaacataataatagaTTATAATACactgaacaaaataataaattatcagTCCTTAGATATAAACATGTAAGTGACTAAGCTGAAAGTTAGATGAGGAAGAAGACATTTGCAGTTTCAAAATACCTTCCCACAGCATACTTAATTACATAaagcattatcatcatcatcatcatctttttttggtgcagaagattggccttgaactaacatctgtgccaatctttctctattttgtatgtgggatgctgccacagcatagcttgatgagtggtatgtaggtctgtgcccaggatctgaacctgtgaacccgggctgccgagacagagcgtgcgaacttaattactacaccacagggctggcccagcatacttaactacaaagagaaaaagtgcCAAAGCCTAACatttaatcaagtgatcaaagtgaaCATCATTAGTAATAGGAATATAGAAATCATGCATCACCTGACAAGATGCAATGAGAAGAACATGGGATCACTTCTGGAATATTCCTGCCAAAATACATAAGCTGAATTGATTCATGAGGAAACTTCAGACAAACTCACACTGAGAGACAGTCACAAAACAACAggcctgtaatcttcaaaaatatcaacgtcatgaaagttaaagagaaattcaagaactgttccagattaaagatGACTGAAGAGATATGACAAGTAAATGCAAGACTTGATTCTCACCTGGCTCCCCTTTCCATAAAAGTCATTATTGAGACAACTGTGAAACCTGAATAGAGTGCAGGGATCAGACAGCAGCAAGGTGTTGATgctaatttcttgattttgagggtagtactgtggttatgtaagagaatgtccttggtTGTAGGAAATACACAGTGAAATCTTTGGAAGAGATGGGACATCAGCTTGGTAAAAGTCTCAAATTGTTCCAGAAAAAAACttatttgtggggctggccccgtggccgagtggttaagttcgcgtgctccgctgcaggcggcccagtgttttgttggttcgaatcctgggcgcggacatggcactgctcatcagaccacgctgaggcagcgccccacatgccacaactagaagaacccaccacgaagaatacacaactatgtactggggggcgttggggagaaaaaggaaaaaaataaaatctttaaaaaaaaaattaaaaaaaccaaaaaacaaaaaacaaaaaaaaaacttatttgtACTGAACTTGCAACTTTTTATAAGTttgtgatcttttcaaaatgaaaagtggaaaaattaaaagcattcaAGGAGATTTACGTTTGCaattaaatatgtatgttttataattaaCATCTGCTACttatataataataatgcctcttttaaattgtggcaaaatatatataacataaaatttaccattttaaccatttttaagtgtacagtgcagTGGCATTAAGgatattcacactgttgtgcaaccatcaccaccattcatctttAGAACgttttttatcttccaaaatatcaaaatatcttctgtacccattaaacaataacttcccatttcccttctccctcagctGCTGCAagcacccttctactttctgtctctataaatctcactactctaagtacctcatataagcagaatcatagTGGctatccttttgtgactggcttatttcacttagcataatgtcctcaaggttcatacatgttgtagCATGGGTTAGAATTTGatcctttttgaggctgaatattattccattgcaAGTCTATACTATTGTCTGTCgatggacagttgggttgcttccactttttggttattgtgaataatgctgctatgaacagggGTATACAACATACCCAActgttttacctttttattttgaaataacaataGACTTaacagaaagttgcaaaaatagtagagTCCTGTGCACTCTTCACCCAGCTCTCCCTAATGGGGACATCTTATACAGCTCTAGTACAATagcaaaactggaaataaccttgTTGGTATATTACTATTagactacagactttattcagttttcaccacttaaaaaaacccaaacttgcATTCATTTGTGCTTGTGTATAGTTCTGTTCAATTTTATCCCATGTACAGATCTGTGTAACTACTACCCCTTTCAAGACACAGAACTGCCCCCACTCGCCCACCCTAGCCCTGCCcctgggcaaccactaatctgttctctatctcCATAGTTCTGTCATTTCAAGAgctttatgtaaatgaaatcatacaggatgtaattttttgaggttgactttctttcactcagcataatgtccttaacGTCCATCCTGGTTACTGCATGTATCAATAggtcaatcatttttttttttttaaagactggcacctgagctaacaactgttcccaatcttcttcttttttttttttttctgctttatcttcccaaacccccctgtaaatagttgtatatcttagttgcaggtccttctagttgtgggatgcgggacgcagtctcaacgtagcctgacgagtggtgccatgtccgcacccaggatccgaaccctgggccgcagcagcggagggcgcgaacttaaccactcggccacggagccggcccccttttttattttcctgctttcttataggtcaatcatttttattgctgagtagtattccactgtacagATATAACAGTTTGTTCAACAATTCACCAACTGAAGGAGATACGGATTATTTTCTACATTATCATCAATAGTATATGCtacattaataatatatatactaaTAGTATATTTCAATAGTGTGTATATAATAAGATACTAAGAACATTTACGTACAGGTTTTTGTGCAGACCTAAGTTCTCATCCCTCTGGGTTAAAAGCCCAAGAGTGTGATTACTGGGTCTTATGGCAAGTGCATGTTgtgtaaaaaactgccaaactattttccagagttctgtaccattttacatttccataacactttatttttaaagaaccatctgtgatttttgttttagtaGAATCGTTCATGGTTAACCTAATGCTGTTTCTAAAACTTTTCAttgtttgaaaaatgaaatattttactggTTCAAGGCCCATTT encodes:
- the AFTPH gene encoding aftiphilin isoform X1; protein product: MEPDIIRMYSSSPPPLDNGAEDDDDDEFGEFGGFSEVSPSGVGFVDFDTPDYTRPKEEFVPSNHFMPIHDFSEKVDSLTSFKSIKTDNGKDSTAELSPPVKGQSDVLLSTTSREIISSKTLDTSTEGIESPGDLNKVEEQRQNIGTPESFSPGDFRTDRNVHQNKQLESCNGEKPPCLEILTNGFTVLETVNPQGIDDLDTVADSEGQKPLSTHSTEYDLDCVPSPAEEFADFATFSKKERIQLEEIECAVLNDREALTIQENNKINRVNELSSVKDLSLSRSFEDKGDTDGEDQVYVSEISLMSTRGFSTEKQGLVTLQQDEFLNSSVQSEAWSLVDSADNSEARREQYETEEKLDLFTSKCADLCMDSIKTSDADDEVGSSKEESRKFTDSQSPSIDPTEENVLDDSISVKNGDSSSDFVTCNDTNEDDFGDFGTASGTTPSLVAGTQDSMSDVTFEESSEHFPHFSEPGDDFGEFGDTNALSCQEEVIFTESDLKQTSDSLSEGCKLARRSTGIGIEPVSKLKIGQEGEFGDFDSVPNIQDDCTAYQDSDDFADFSSAGPSQVVDWNAFEDGQKDSSSWAAFGDQQAAESHHRKEAWQSHRTDEKIDTPGTPKTHSVSLATSKGAVAGGHLQETATSVQTALLNRLERIFEACFPSIFVADTEEEVTSLKHLLETSTLPIKTREALTESGELLDVWTELQDIHDAHGLRYQWGGSHSNKKLLCSLGIDTRNILFTGNKKQPVIVPMYAAGLGMLEPTKEPLKPLSAAEKIASIGQTTTMSPEVNTSDQFQESLPPVQFDWSSSGLTNPLDASGGSTLLNLDFFGPVDDSSSSSSTTIPGVDPELYELTTSKLEISTSSLKVTDAFARLMSTVEKTSTSTRKPKREEHLSEEAIKVIASLPDLTFMHAKVLMFPATLTPSASSQEKADRELV
- the AFTPH gene encoding aftiphilin isoform X3; translation: MEPDIIRMYSSSPPPLDNGAEDDDDDEFGEFGGFSEVSPSGVGFVDFDTPDYTRPKEEFVPSNHFMPIHDFSEKVDSLTSFKSIKTDNGKDSTAELSPPVKGQSDVLLSTTSREIISSKTLDTSTEGIESPGDLNKVEEQRQNIGTPESFSPGDFRTDRNVHQNKQLESCNGEKPPCLEILTNGFTVLETVNPQGIDDLDTVADSEGQKPLSTHSTEYDLDCVPSPAEEFADFATFSKKERIQLEEIECAVLNDREALTIQENNKINRVNELSSVKDLSLSRSFEDKGDTDGEDQVYVSEISLMSTRGFSTEKQGLVTLQQDEFLNSSVQSEAWSLVDSADNSEARREQYETEEKLDLFTSKCADLCMDSIKTSDADDEVGSSKEESRKFTDSQSPSIDPTEENVLDDSISVKNGDSSSDFVTCNDTNEDDFGDFGTASGTTPSLVAGTQDSMSDVTFEESSEHFPHFSEPGDDFGEFGDTNALSCQEEVIFTESDLKQTSDSLSEGCKLARRSTGIGIEPVSKLKIGQEGEFGDFDSVPNIQDDCTAYQDSDDFADFSSAGPSQVVDWNAFEDGQKDSSSWAAFGDQQAAESHHRKEAWQSHRTDEKIDTPGTPKTHSVSLATSKGAVAGGHLQETATSVQTALLNRLERIFEACFPSIFVADTEEEVTSLKHLLETSTLPIKTREALTESGELLDVWTELQDIHDAHGLRYQWGGSHSNKKLLCSLGIDTRNILFTGNKKQPVIVPMYAAGLGMLEPTKEPLKPLSAAEKIASIGQTTTMSPEVNTSDQFQESLPPVQFDWSSSGLTNPLDASGGSTLLNLDFFGPVDDSSSSSSTTIPGVDPELYELTTSKLEISTSSLKVTDAFARLMSTVEKTSTSTSKLQKVKLSKIFLAMDSTQKIE